Proteins from a genomic interval of Zingiber officinale cultivar Zhangliang chromosome 2A, Zo_v1.1, whole genome shotgun sequence:
- the LOC122041536 gene encoding aldehyde dehydrogenase family 7 member A1-like, producing the protein MGGFGRKAYEFLSELGLGPRNPGCFVNGAWRGSGPVVASRNPTNNQVIAEVMEASIEDYEEGLRACANAAKIWMQIPAPKRGEIVRQIGEALRTKLYYLGRLVSLEMGKILPEGIGEVQEIIDMCDYAVGLSRQLNGSIIPSERPNHMMLEVWNPLGIVGVITAFNFPCAVLGWNACIALVCGNCVVWKGAPTTPLITIAMTEIVAQVLEKNNLPAAIFTSFCGGAEIGEAIARDTRIPLVSFTGSSKVGLLVQQNVHKRFGKCLLELSGNNAIIVMDDADIQLAMRSVLFAAVGTAGQRCTTCRRLLLHESVYQTVVDQLIQVYKQVNIGDPLEKGTLLGPLHTPISKENFVKGIEVIKAQGGKILVGGSVIDSEGNFVQPTIVEIAPSAQVVKEELFGPVLYVMKFQTLNEAIEINNSVPQGLSSSIFTRKPEIIFKWIGAHGSDCGIVNVNIPTNGAEIGGAFGGEKATGGGREAGSDSWKQYMRRSTCTINYGSELPLAQGINFG; encoded by the exons ATGGGCGGATTCGGGAGGAAGGCGTACGAGTTCCTCTCCGAGCTCGGTCTCGGCCCCCGCAACCCCGGATGCTTCGTGAACGGCGCCTGGAGAGGCAGCGGCCCCGTCGTCGCCTCCCGCAACCCCACCAATAACCAG GTTATTGCGGAGGTGATGGAGGCGTCCATTGAGGATTATGAGGAGGGTCTGCGGGCTTGCGCTAATGCTGCTAAGATCTGGATGCAG ATTCCAGCACCTAAAAGAGGAGAGATTGTTAGACAGATTGGCGAAGCACTAAGAACAAAGCTGTACTACCTTGGTAGACTTGTCTCCCTTGAGATGGGGAAGATACTTCCTGAAGGGATCGGGGAAGTTCAA GAAATCATTGACATGTGTGACTATGCTGTTGGGTTGAGCCGCCAGCTAAATGGATCTATCATACCATCTGAAC GTCCAAATCATATGATGCTTGAG GTGTGGAATCCTCTTGGAATTGTGGGCGTCATTACAGCTTTCAATTTTCCATGTGCTGTGCTTG GATGGAATGCTTGCATTGCACTAGTCTGTGGAAATTGTGTGGTTTG GAAAGGTGCTCCTACAACGCCATTGATCACTATTGCAATGACTGAAATTGTTGCACAAGTTCTAGAGAAGAACAATTTGCCAGCAGCAATTTTCACTTCATTTTGTGGAGGGGCTGAAATTGGTGAAGCAATAGCTCGTGACACCAGGATTCCTCTGGTCTCATTCACTGGAAGCTCCAAG GTTGGTCTCTTGGTTCAGCAGAACGTCCATAAAAGATTTGGAAAATGCCTGCTTGAGCTCAGCGGAAATAATGCTATCATAGTCATGGATGATGCTGACATCCAGCTAGCCATGCGATCTGTTCTGTTTGCTGCAGTTGGTACAGCTGGACAACGTTGCACAACATGCCGTAGACTA CTTCTTCATGAAAGTGTTTACCAAACTGTCGTGGATCAATTGATCCAAGTCTATAAGCAAGTGAATATTGGGGATCCACTGGAAAAGGGCACCTTATTGGGGCCATTACACACCCCTATTTCAAAGGAGAACTTTGTGAAAGGTATTGAAGTCATTAAAGCACAG GGTGGGAAAATCCTCGTTGGAGGGTCTGTTATTGACTCTGAAGGAAACTTTGTTCAACCTACCATTGTTGAGATTGCACCTAGTGCACAAGTAGTTAAAGAAGAACTGTTTGGTCCTGTATTATATGTAATGAAatttcag ACTTTAAATGAGGCAATTGAAATAAACAACTCGGTGCCACAAGGTCTGAGTAGTTCTATCTTCACACGCAAGCCTGAGATTATCTTCAAGTGGATTGG AGCTCATGGCAGCGACTGTGGTATTGTCAACGTGAACATACCTACTAATGGTGCCGAAATTGGTGGAGCTTTCGGTGGCGAAAAGGCCACTGGAGGTGGTCGAGAAGCAGGGAGCGACTCATGGAAGCAATATATGCGGCGTTCAACCTG